A genomic window from Solanum dulcamara chromosome 11, daSolDulc1.2, whole genome shotgun sequence includes:
- the LOC129873594 gene encoding transcription factor bHLH144: MQSNYQFSPQKPFVSLEDQAVGGNIFDIPAPPVFGTMALPTGFKSSVPFHGFEFQSSEACPKNFIIFDQTDYRSQIMYHPAMASKFPYPDLNYNSTFFQDGMERKIANNENTEVSSYLKEDSDDINALLSLEEEEHEEYDEEEVSTARTDANYGCSSPESYSNYDCQSKKSRTSSFRKSSGSSTSNCSERKRRKLKKMVKALKGIVPGASRMNTVTVLDEAVRYLKSLKVEVQKLGVENLKTFA, from the coding sequence ATGCAGAGTAACTATCAATTTTCCCCTCAAAAGCCTTTTGTCTCTCTGGAAGACCAAGCTGTTGGTGGTAATATATTCGATATTCCTGCTCCACCAGTCTTTGGTACAATGGCACTTCCTACTGGTTTCAAATCTTCTGTGCCCTTTCATGGTTTCGAATTTCAGTCCTCTGAGGCATGTCCCAAGAATTTCATCATCTTTGATCAGACTGATTACCGTAGCCAGATCATGTACCACCCTGCCATGGCTTCCAAGTTTCCATATCCTgatttgaattataattcaacTTTCTTCCAAGACGGCATGGAGAGAAAAATTGCAAACAATGAGAATACAGAAGTTTCTTCATATTTGAAGGAGGATTCAGATGACATAAATGCATTGCTCAGCCTGGAAGAGGAAGAACATGAGGAATATGATGAAGAAGAGGTGAGCACCGCACGCACCGATGCAAACTATGGATGCAGTTCCCCTGAATCATACTCAAACTATGATTGTCAATCCAAAAAGAGCAGGACCTCTTCTTTCAGGAAGTCCTCTGGGAGTAGTACTAGCAATTGCAGTGAGAGAAAGCGCCGGAAACTTAAGAAGATGGTCAAGGCATTAAAGGGAATTGTCCCTGGTGCCAGCAGGATGAATACTGTCACCGTTCTTGATGAAGCTGTCAGATACCTCAAGTCACTTAAGGTGGAAGTGCAGAAGCTTGGAGTTGAAAATTTGAAGACATTTGCTTGA